The Pseudomonadota bacterium genome includes the window GGATGTTTGTATCGCCAGGTCTCTATCAGAAGGAGAAAAGGTATCTCTTGCCTTTTATTATTTTCGGAAGTATCTGTTTCTTATGCGGAGCATCGTTCTGTTATTATGTGGTGATGCCCGTTATATACAGGTTTTTTGTAAGTTATGCCGGTGAGTATGTTATCCCCATGCCCGATTTAAAGGCATATATGAGTCTTACATTACGCATGGTTGTTGTATTTGGTTTTATATTCGAACTTCCTCTTGTTGCATACTATTTATCGAAGATAGGGATAATAAACCACAAACTCCTCATTTCAAAAAGACGGTACGCCATCCTTGGAATATTTATTTTAAGTGCCATTATAACGCCGCCGGATATTACAAGCCAGATATTAATGGCAATTCCCTTGTGCGGACTCTATGAATTGAGTATCATTATAACGAGAATATTTGGAAAAAAGGTGGTAAAAAATGAAAAAGCTTAATATTGTCATACTTGCTGCAGGTAAAGGCGAAAGGATGTTGTCGAAAAAACCGAAGGTCATGCACGAAGTTATGGGCAAGCCTTTGATAGGCCATGTTGTGGAAAGAGCAAAGGAACTTTCCCCTGTTGAAATTGTTGTGGTGACAGGCTTTGGCAGGGAAGAGGTTGAGGCATATCTTCAAAATCAGAACGTAAATATATCGGTTCAGACTGAACAGAAAGGTACGGCCCATGCTTTGCTTACTGCGGAAAAATTTATAAATGGAGGAGATGTCCTTGTTCTTTACGGAGATGTGCCTTTAATTGAAGACTCTACATTGAATGATTTTCTCTCCTTTTATAGTAATTTCAACAGCATTTCCTTTTTAACAACCCAGGTGGGCAATCCACAAGGTTATGGCAGGGTGATAATGAAAAATGATGAAATTCTGGATATTGTCGAAGATGCCGATGCTACTCCGGAAGAAAAGCTGGTAAACGAAATCAATACCGGTATTTGCATTATCCCCGAAGATTGTTTGCCCCTTCTCAAACTTATCGAACCGAACAATAAAAAGGGTGAATATTACCTGACCGACATCTGCAAGGTTGCAAAAAAGAAAGGCTTGAATATAAAAGGTTGCCGACATGGTGAATCAACTGAGGTTCTTGGCATT containing:
- the tatC gene encoding twin-arginine translocase subunit TatC, producing MAGGTGIDEKQPFISHLIELRNRILICAAAVGIAFIFTFYFKEKIFDFLMQPFIKVMPEKSSFIFTYVTEAFITYVKISIVAAVFVTFPVILYEFWMFVSPGLYQKEKRYLLPFIIFGSICFLCGASFCYYVVMPVIYRFFVSYAGEYVIPMPDLKAYMSLTLRMVVVFGFIFELPLVAYYLSKIGIINHKLLISKRRYAILGIFILSAIITPPDITSQILMAIPLCGLYELSIIITRIFGKKVVKNEKA
- a CDS encoding NTP transferase domain-containing protein, whose protein sequence is MKKLNIVILAAGKGERMLSKKPKVMHEVMGKPLIGHVVERAKELSPVEIVVVTGFGREEVEAYLQNQNVNISVQTEQKGTAHALLTAEKFINGGDVLVLYGDVPLIEDSTLNDFLSFYSNFNSISFLTTQVGNPQGYGRVIMKNDEILDIVEDADATPEEKLVNEINTGICIIPEDCLPLLKLIEPNNKKGEYYLTDICKVAKKKGLNIKGCRHGESTEVLGINNKKELLNANITMRDRILDKHMLRGTTMLGRNIYIESDVIIGKETTVFANSYILGSTIIGDDVVIGPNTFIKNSRINSSVRIEGFAFIENSEIKKDTVVGVFSQINQDNVL